A segment of the Capnocytophaga sp. ARDL2 genome:
GTAAAGGGAAAAAGAATTTCTTTCATTTTAGAGCCTGTTTAAAATCTTGATATAATTCGACCTAATTTGGTTGAAAAACGATTGGACAATTGAATATAATCCATAATTAATGGTAAAATTTCATGTGTTTTTGCATCGGGAATTGCCATTTTATTTTTCAAATTTTCCACCATGGCATTCAACAAACACCAACGAAAAGTCAATATGGTTTCGTGTACCAATTGAGAAATACTTGCTGATTTTTCTTTCACAAAAATGTTTTTAGACTCCCAATTGTGCAACACCTCTTTTTCATCTTCCATCAAAATGTTTGAAATTTCTTCAACATATTCCTCAGGTGCTTGAGTCAAATATTCCGAAACATTCCAATAGCCATTTTGCTTGTAAAATTGAATAATATCTTGGTAAATTCCGCTGTATAAGGAATGAGTAAGCGAAATTTCATCCTCTTGCAAACTTACCAAAATTTTATCTATAACCAATTGATTTCTTTTAATATATGATGTAACAACCTCATCATCTTGAATGGTATAAACCTCATCTTGAAAGGTTTCTGTTACATTGCCGTACAACAACAAAATTTCAATCAATTTCTTTTCCAAAAATTCCATAGAATTGACTTTTGGAGCAGGGGCAGTCATCGCACGAGAAATTTCCATTTTTCGTTCTTCGACTACTTTTTTATTGGCAGATTGAATTTCTTTTTTTATGTATTGAGACAAACTACTAAACAGTACTTCCTCAGAAACTTGCATCAAAGAAGCACATTCTTTTATATACAATTCCCTTTTGATGGGATCGGAAATTTTTGAAATAGAAACGATGATTTCTCTGACTACTTCAGCTTTTTTAATCGGGTCATTTCCAGAGTCTTTTGTAAGAAAATTAACCTTGAATTTGATAAAATCGGTTTCATTTTCCTTTAAATAGTTTTCCAGTTCCTCCGTTGACAGTTTTTTTGCCATACTATCCGGATCTTCGCCATCTGGAAAGGTACATACACGCACATTCATTCCCGCTTCCAAAATCATATCAATTCCTCGCAACGACGCACGCATACCGGCAGTATCTCCGTCAAATAGCACCGTGATATTGGGAGTCAATCGCTGTATCAAACGGATTTGATCTGTTGTCAAAGCTGTACCCGACGAAGCCACCACATTTTCTATTCCTGCTTGATGAAACTGAATCACATCGGTATATCCTTCTACCAAATAGCATTTATTTACCCTGACGATAGACTGTTTGGCTTGAAAGATTCCGTATAAAATTTTACTCTTGTGATAGATTTCACTTTCGGGCGAATTGAGGTATTTTGCCTGTTTTTTATGATTGGTGAGGATACGACCACCAAAACCTAAAATGCGTCCACCCAAACTCAAAATCGGAAACATCACACGACCTTTGAAACGGTCAAAATACTTTCCATCTTCCTTTTTTATAGTTAAACCTGTTTTTTCGAGGTATTCCATTTTATAGCCTTTTTGCAAGGCATAATCAGAAAAAGCACTCCATTGGTCAGGTGAAAATCCCAATTTGAATTTTTTGATAATTTCTACTCGAAAACCACGCTCTTTAAAATAGGAAAGTCCGATGGCACGACCTTCTTCCTCTTCCCAAATTTGTTTTTCGAAATAATTTGCCGCCACATCATTAACCAAAAACATACTTTCTTTTTCGTTTTGAAGTTTTTTGTCTTCGTCGTTTTGAATGGTTTCTTCGATTTCGATGTTGTATTTTTTTGCTAAATACCTAATGGCTTCAGGATAAGAAAATTGCTCATGCTCCATGATAAAAGAAATCGCATTACCACCTTTTCCAGAAGAAAAATCCTTCCATATTTGTTTGGCTGGTGAAACCATAAACGAAGGAGTTTTTTCACTCACAAACGGACTCAACCCTTTGTAATTGGATCCCGATTTTTTCAAAACGACAAAATCCTGAATTACCTCCTCAACTCTAGCGGTTTCTAAAACAGTTTCTATGGTTTTCTTTGATATCATGAAGAAATATTTGATTGGAGGACAAAAATACTAAGTTTTATCTGAGTAGGACAATTTTTTCGGATTGAATTATTTTATTGATATGAAATAGGAGGGGAGTTAATGTTATTGATAATTTAAAATTGGCAATAGATAATTATTCACACCCATTTCCGTAAAGATTGCTCTAAAGTTTTGCATTGAAATTCAAAGCCTAATTCCTCCAACCGTTGGGCTTCTACGCGACTTCCCTCAAGCATTAACACTGATGCTTCGCCTAAAATTATTTTCAATATAATAGCAGGTAAGGCAGGTAAAACAACCCTTTTTCCTACTATTTTTGCTAGGGTATGAGTAAATTTTTTATTAGTGATATGTTCAGGAGCCACAACATTATATATTCCCGAAGTTAAGTTATGGTGCATTAAAAACAACGTAACACGAACTAAATCATCTAAATCTATCCATGGAATCCACTGTTTGCCATTGCCCATCACCTGAGCAAGTCCCTTGTTAAAAATAGGTAGTAAGGTAGCTAGTATCCCACCTCGATTACTAAGAATTACGCCTAAACGCAATTTCAATACCCGGTCGGAAACCTCTGTAAAAGCATCAGCGGCTTGTTCCCATTGTTGACAGACATCACTTAGGAAATCATTACCTAAAGTCGAATTTTCAGTGTAAATATTCTGAGAAGTTACAGAACCGTAATATCCTACTGCAGAAGCCGAAACAAAAGTTTTGAGCTTTATATTATGCTGTTTTACAGATTGGAATAATAGTTTAGCAGAAGTAATTCTACTGTCCAAAATCTCTTGTTTACGGCTTTTTGTCCAACGTTTCTCACCAATAGAAGCACCCGCCAAATGCACGATATGTTGCACACCGATTAAAGCATTATTAGCAATATATCCTTTGTCAATATCCCATAAAAAATGATTGGGTTTGTCTGCCTTTCGACTCAAAAATCGAACCTGATAGGTTGGAGTCAATGCCTCTGCCAATGCTTGAGCGTACATCCCCGAACCACCTGTAATTAATACTACTTCTTGCGACATTCTCTAATATTTTCCGAGCTTTTAAATTATTTAGAAATACAAATTTAGTAATCATTTGGTGAAATTTATTAGAAAAAGAATTTGAAGTTTTCTTTATTCCTTTTTGAAAAATTTCACCTTTCAATTAGTTTTTATTCCTCTTCTTAGAAGAAATAGAAAAAAATGGTTACAATTTTAGAAATTTACGAAAGAAGTTTTTGGGAACAACTTCTTCTTCAACCTCAAACTATTCCCCACTACACTTACGGAGCTCAGTGCCATAGCGGCTCCTGCAAGCATCGGGTTGAGCAGAAATCCGTTGATAGGGTAGAGGATTCCCGCAGCCACAGGAATACCGATAAGGTTGTAAATAAATGCCCAAAACAGATTCTGACGGACGGTCGTCACCGTGTGTTTTGAAAGGCGAATGGCTTGTGGAATTTTGGTCAAATCTGATGAAATGAGTGTCATTTTGGCAACATCCATCGCAATATCCGAACCTTTGCCCATTGCAATGCTTACATCTGCCGTGGCAAGTGCCGTGCTATCGTTGATGCCATCGCCTACCATGGCCACTACTTTTCCTTGAGATTGCAGTTTTTTTACAAAGTCTGCCTTGTCTTGTGGCAAAACTTCTGCCTGATAATGCTCGATGCCCGTTTGTTGGGCAATAGCTTTTGCAGTAGTCTCGTTATCGCCCGTGAGCATATACAGTTCAATCCCCATTTGTTGCAATTCTTCAATCGCCTGAATGGAAGTTTCCTTGATTTTATCCGAAATTGCCAACACACTCAATGCCTTTTGGCTATCAGCAAACCAAATCACGGTTTTGGCTTGGTGTGTCCATTCATCGGCTTTTTCAATTAGCTTTGCATCAATATTGATGTGATTTTCGAGGAGTAATTTTTGATTTCCTACGAAATACATTTTATCATTAAATATTGCTTTTGCTCCTTTTCCTGTGATACTTTGGAAATCCGATATTTCAACTTTGTCAAAGTTTTTATTAAAACAACCCACTACCGCTTCTGCCAACGGGTGTTCCGATTGTTTTTCGATGCTTACCAAAATATTTTCAGTAGTATCTTCATCGTTTAACCATTGAATATCGGTAACTTGCGGTTTGCCTTCGGTGATGGTTCCCGTTTTGTCAAGGATAATCGCATTGATTTTATTTGCCGATTCCAAACTTTCAGCATCTTTGATGAGGATTCCGTTTTCAGCACCTTTGCCTACGCCCACCATTATCGCGGTGGGAGTAGCCAATCCCAAGGCACAAGGACAAGCGATAATCAATACCGTAACCGCGGAAATTAATCCTTGCACCCATTGATTTTCAGCACCTAAAATTACCCAAAGTGCGAAAGTCAGCACGGCAATTGCTAAAACCGTAGGCACAAAAATCGCTGCAATTTTATCCACTAACTTTTGTACGGGGGCTTTACTTCCCTGAGCGTCTTGCACGGTTTTAATGATTTGAGCAAGGAGTGTCTCTTTGCCTACCTTTTTAGCTTGAAACTGAAAACTTCCCTTTTGGTTAATCGTTCCTGCATAGACTTTTTCGCCTTTGGATTTCTGTACAGGCACAGGTTCTCCACTGAGCATACTTTCGTCCACAAAGGAAGTTCCCAAAGTCACCACACCGTCTACGGCAATCTTTTCACCGGGTTTTACAAGAATAATATCCCCTGCATTTACCTCGCCTATCGGAGTAATTTTTTCAGTATTTTCATCAAGTACCACCACGGTTTTGGGCTGTAATCCCATTAGCTTTTTTATGGCTGTGGAAGTATTTCCTTTGGCTTTTTCTTCTAAATATCGTCCCAATAAAATAAAGGCAATAATCACCGAAGCAGCCTCAAAATAAATATGCGGATGAATGCCCATTCGATGCAAAGATTCGGCGAAAACCATCATCGCTACACTGAAAATGTAGGCGATTCCTGTGCTGAGTGCCACGAGTGTATCCATATTGGCAGTGCGATGTTGGGCTTGTTTCCACGCATTTACGAAAAAATCTTTTCCTAACCAAAATACGACAGGCGTAGCAAATAACCACGAAGTTTCGTTGCCATAGGGCATATTCATAAAAAACATTCCGATAATCACCACAGGAAGCGAAAAGATAATTGCCCAAGTGGTTTTGAATTTCAGTTTTTTAAGTTTCTCTTCGTGAATGTTTTCGAGGGTTTGTTGTTGTTCTTCTTCATTTTCGATAAGTAGGTCGTACCCGCCTTTTTGTACGGCTTTTTTTATTTCGGCAATGCTTGTTGCACTCGGAAAATATTCCACCGTAAGGTTGCCCGTGGCA
Coding sequences within it:
- a CDS encoding heavy metal translocating P-type ATPase, encoding MSKNKNTITQTFPILGMSCAACASGAENIVKQTQGIVSASVNFATGNLTVEYFPSATSIAEIKKAVQKGGYDLLIENEEEQQQTLENIHEEKLKKLKFKTTWAIIFSLPVVIIGMFFMNMPYGNETSWLFATPVVFWLGKDFFVNAWKQAQHRTANMDTLVALSTGIAYIFSVAMMVFAESLHRMGIHPHIYFEAASVIIAFILLGRYLEEKAKGNTSTAIKKLMGLQPKTVVVLDENTEKITPIGEVNAGDIILVKPGEKIAVDGVVTLGTSFVDESMLSGEPVPVQKSKGEKVYAGTINQKGSFQFQAKKVGKETLLAQIIKTVQDAQGSKAPVQKLVDKIAAIFVPTVLAIAVLTFALWVILGAENQWVQGLISAVTVLIIACPCALGLATPTAIMVGVGKGAENGILIKDAESLESANKINAIILDKTGTITEGKPQVTDIQWLNDEDTTENILVSIEKQSEHPLAEAVVGCFNKNFDKVEISDFQSITGKGAKAIFNDKMYFVGNQKLLLENHINIDAKLIEKADEWTHQAKTVIWFADSQKALSVLAISDKIKETSIQAIEELQQMGIELYMLTGDNETTAKAIAQQTGIEHYQAEVLPQDKADFVKKLQSQGKVVAMVGDGINDSTALATADVSIAMGKGSDIAMDVAKMTLISSDLTKIPQAIRLSKHTVTTVRQNLFWAFIYNLIGIPVAAGILYPINGFLLNPMLAGAAMALSSVSVVGNSLRLKKKLFPKTSFVNF
- the dnaG gene encoding DNA primase yields the protein MISKKTIETVLETARVEEVIQDFVVLKKSGSNYKGLSPFVSEKTPSFMVSPAKQIWKDFSSGKGGNAISFIMEHEQFSYPEAIRYLAKKYNIEIEETIQNDEDKKLQNEKESMFLVNDVAANYFEKQIWEEEEGRAIGLSYFKERGFRVEIIKKFKLGFSPDQWSAFSDYALQKGYKMEYLEKTGLTIKKEDGKYFDRFKGRVMFPILSLGGRILGFGGRILTNHKKQAKYLNSPESEIYHKSKILYGIFQAKQSIVRVNKCYLVEGYTDVIQFHQAGIENVVASSGTALTTDQIRLIQRLTPNITVLFDGDTAGMRASLRGIDMILEAGMNVRVCTFPDGEDPDSMAKKLSTEELENYLKENETDFIKFKVNFLTKDSGNDPIKKAEVVREIIVSISKISDPIKRELYIKECASLMQVSEEVLFSSLSQYIKKEIQSANKKVVEERKMEISRAMTAPAPKVNSMEFLEKKLIEILLLYGNVTETFQDEVYTIQDDEVVTSYIKRNQLVIDKILVSLQEDEISLTHSLYSGIYQDIIQFYKQNGYWNVSEYLTQAPEEYVEEISNILMEDEKEVLHNWESKNIFVKEKSASISQLVHETILTFRWCLLNAMVENLKNKMAIPDAKTHEILPLIMDYIQLSNRFSTKLGRIISRF
- a CDS encoding TIGR01777 family oxidoreductase, whose amino-acid sequence is MSQEVVLITGGSGMYAQALAEALTPTYQVRFLSRKADKPNHFLWDIDKGYIANNALIGVQHIVHLAGASIGEKRWTKSRKQEILDSRITSAKLLFQSVKQHNIKLKTFVSASAVGYYGSVTSQNIYTENSTLGNDFLSDVCQQWEQAADAFTEVSDRVLKLRLGVILSNRGGILATLLPIFNKGLAQVMGNGKQWIPWIDLDDLVRVTLFLMHHNLTSGIYNVVAPEHITNKKFTHTLAKIVGKRVVLPALPAIILKIILGEASVLMLEGSRVEAQRLEELGFEFQCKTLEQSLRKWV